In Halorientalis sp. LT38, a genomic segment contains:
- a CDS encoding DUF7472 family protein: protein MNIERETVVEAGVSLAAVLVFIAALVVVGSTFGTNGDLSGTGGLAVIASVGLFIVVMTAVGYWLSFRE, encoded by the coding sequence ATGAACATAGAGCGGGAGACGGTCGTCGAAGCGGGCGTCTCGCTCGCGGCAGTCCTCGTCTTCATCGCGGCCCTCGTCGTCGTCGGGTCGACGTTCGGGACCAACGGCGATCTCTCCGGGACCGGCGGTCTCGCCGTCATCGCCTCCGTCGGTCTCTTTATCGTCGTCATGACCGCCGTCGGGTACTGGCTCTCGTTTCGGGAGTAG
- the hjc gene encoding Holliday junction resolvase Hjc gives MSSNRKGDRRERELVNALDEAGFAVMRAPASGSATERELPDVLAGDGEAFYAVEAKSSSGDPIYLDGEEIEALLYFSKNFGAKPRVGVRFDREDWYFFHPGDLYTTDGGNYRVKKEVALAEGVDFTEFVGDTQKVTLAEAAAEVDQEDSEADADDDAVRDVLAAFERGDISMDDAVEML, from the coding sequence ATGTCCTCCAACCGGAAAGGCGACAGGAGGGAGCGGGAACTCGTCAACGCGCTCGACGAGGCCGGCTTCGCGGTGATGCGCGCGCCGGCCAGCGGGAGCGCGACCGAGCGCGAGCTCCCGGACGTCCTGGCCGGTGACGGCGAGGCCTTCTACGCCGTCGAGGCCAAGTCCTCGTCGGGCGACCCCATCTATCTCGACGGCGAGGAGATCGAGGCGCTGCTCTACTTCTCGAAGAACTTCGGCGCGAAACCCCGCGTCGGCGTCCGGTTCGACCGCGAGGACTGGTACTTCTTCCACCCCGGCGACCTCTACACGACCGACGGCGGCAACTACCGGGTCAAAAAGGAGGTGGCGCTCGCCGAGGGCGTCGACTTCACCGAGTTCGTCGGCGACACGCAGAAAGTGACGCTCGCGGAAGCCGCGGCGGAGGTCGATCAGGAGGATAGCGAGGCCGACGCGGACGACGACGCCGTCCGCGACGTGCTGGCGGCGTTCGAGCGCGGGGACATCTCGATGGACGACGCCGTCGAGATGCTCTAG
- a CDS encoding queuosine precursor transporter, whose product MTSNRTAALAPVQVALIALFVTALVTAQLTASKVLAFSLPVALPVTGATLSLPGAALAYALTFFASDCYAELYGKRAAQVLVNVAFAMNFVLLALVWSTILAPAAPTSIDPTTFRQVLGSSTNIVIASLAAYVVSQNWDVLVFHRLRELTDGDSLWLRNVASTASSQLIDTVIFVTLGFLLVPQVLGVGVALPLGAVAGLIVGQYLLKLLIAVVDTPFVYAVVGFARSRDRAAEAPTGEPQ is encoded by the coding sequence ATGACGAGTAACCGGACCGCCGCCCTGGCGCCCGTCCAGGTCGCCCTGATCGCGCTGTTCGTCACGGCGCTGGTGACCGCCCAGCTGACCGCCTCGAAGGTGCTCGCCTTCTCGCTGCCCGTCGCCCTGCCGGTGACGGGCGCGACGCTGTCGCTCCCGGGGGCCGCGCTGGCGTACGCCCTGACCTTCTTCGCCTCGGACTGCTACGCCGAACTGTACGGCAAGCGGGCCGCGCAGGTGCTCGTCAACGTCGCCTTCGCGATGAACTTCGTCCTGCTCGCGCTGGTCTGGAGCACCATCCTCGCGCCCGCCGCCCCGACGAGCATCGACCCGACCACGTTCCGGCAGGTGCTCGGTTCCAGCACGAACATCGTGATCGCCAGCCTCGCGGCCTACGTCGTCTCGCAGAACTGGGACGTGCTCGTCTTCCACCGCCTGCGCGAGCTGACCGACGGCGACAGCCTCTGGCTGCGCAACGTCGCCTCGACCGCCTCGAGCCAGCTCATCGACACGGTCATCTTCGTCACGCTCGGGTTCCTGCTCGTCCCGCAGGTTCTGGGCGTCGGCGTCGCGCTCCCCCTCGGCGCGGTCGCCGGGCTGATCGTCGGCCAGTACCTCCTGAAACTCCTGATCGCCGTCGTTGACACGCCCTTCGTCTACGCCGTCGTCGGCTTCGCCCGCTCGCGCGACCGGGCCGCCGAGGCGCCCACCGGCGAACCGCAGTAA
- a CDS encoding formate/nitrite transporter family protein, giving the protein MREPDDGEQPIEPDPEESVREAVERSRSGAPAVGRVVRDRFSTDEVFQRIIAAADEEITSGSRELFFSALAGGFAITITFLLYASLTASTGGDTVLSVMLYPLGFIYIIIGGYQLYTENTLPPVALTLERLASIPAMLRNWLVVLAGNFAGGALGAVALVYGGVFSDEVAATAISLSMKGVETAWWPLFSKAAFAGLIVAGVVWVEYAARDTISRLVVIYLAFLAIPLGGLFHSVVSFTETIYLVLHGELLLTTGMVEFVLPVLLGNTVGGVVLVTIVNYFQTTEHRLESARFEGASRQLSIREWLFGGFVGRSYVPLIDTAEGPVENGDHHRVVVPIANPRTEAHLVELGCVLASEHEKATVHVVHIIQKPDRPVRGYRGSRRRRIIEESESLLEPLHETGADYDVGFETSTVVSHRSFEEIFDIVRRKDGDTVVMGWSEDRLWSAARSDRSLSDLTRRLPSDFLVLKDRGLDTSHVLLPTDGGPNCELSAAVARTLQSISGAEVELLHVVDGPDEREAGEQFLSDWAVEQDLGGATMTVDDSGDVETAIENAAVDATLVIMGATERGLLSRLVADSLHMDVVDDVDCSVLLTERKGGWGLRERIFGRR; this is encoded by the coding sequence ATGCGTGAGCCAGACGACGGTGAGCAGCCGATCGAGCCAGACCCCGAGGAGTCCGTCCGCGAGGCGGTCGAACGGTCCCGGAGCGGCGCTCCCGCCGTCGGGCGGGTGGTCCGCGACCGCTTCTCGACGGACGAGGTGTTCCAGCGCATCATCGCGGCGGCCGACGAGGAGATCACCTCTGGCAGCCGCGAACTGTTCTTCAGCGCGCTCGCCGGCGGGTTCGCCATCACCATCACGTTCCTGCTCTACGCGTCGCTGACGGCCTCGACCGGCGGCGACACGGTGTTGAGCGTGATGCTCTACCCGCTCGGGTTCATCTACATCATCATCGGCGGCTATCAACTGTACACCGAGAACACGCTCCCGCCGGTGGCGCTGACGCTCGAACGGCTGGCCTCTATTCCGGCGATGTTGCGCAACTGGCTCGTCGTCCTCGCCGGGAACTTCGCGGGCGGGGCCCTCGGTGCGGTGGCGCTCGTCTACGGCGGCGTCTTTTCCGACGAGGTGGCGGCGACGGCCATCTCGCTCTCGATGAAGGGCGTCGAGACGGCCTGGTGGCCGCTGTTCTCGAAGGCCGCCTTCGCCGGGCTGATCGTCGCCGGCGTCGTCTGGGTGGAGTACGCCGCCCGCGACACCATCTCCCGGCTCGTGGTCATCTACCTGGCCTTCCTCGCGATTCCGCTCGGCGGCCTCTTTCACTCCGTCGTCTCCTTTACGGAGACGATCTACCTCGTCCTGCACGGGGAACTGCTCCTGACGACCGGGATGGTCGAGTTCGTCCTCCCGGTCCTGCTGGGCAACACCGTCGGCGGCGTGGTCCTGGTGACCATCGTCAACTACTTCCAGACGACCGAACACCGGCTCGAATCGGCCCGGTTCGAGGGTGCGAGCCGACAGCTCTCGATCCGCGAGTGGCTGTTCGGCGGCTTCGTCGGCCGGTCGTACGTCCCCCTGATCGACACGGCCGAAGGCCCGGTGGAGAACGGCGACCACCACCGGGTGGTCGTCCCCATCGCCAACCCCCGGACCGAGGCCCACCTCGTGGAACTGGGCTGCGTGCTCGCCAGCGAACACGAGAAAGCGACCGTCCACGTCGTCCACATCATCCAGAAACCCGACCGGCCCGTCCGGGGCTACCGCGGGTCCCGGCGACGGCGGATCATCGAGGAGTCGGAGAGCCTCCTGGAACCGCTTCACGAGACCGGCGCGGACTACGACGTCGGCTTCGAGACGTCGACGGTCGTCTCCCACCGCTCGTTCGAGGAGATCTTCGACATCGTCCGCCGCAAGGACGGGGACACCGTCGTGATGGGCTGGAGCGAGGACCGCCTCTGGAGCGCGGCCCGCTCCGACCGGTCGCTGAGCGACCTCACTCGCCGCCTCCCGAGCGACTTCCTGGTCCTCAAAGACCGCGGACTCGACACCTCGCACGTCCTCCTGCCGACCGACGGCGGCCCCAACTGCGAGCTGAGTGCCGCCGTCGCCCGGACCCTCCAGTCGATCTCCGGGGCCGAGGTGGAACTGCTGCACGTCGTCGACGGGCCCGACGAGCGCGAGGCCGGCGAGCAGTTCCTCTCCGACTGGGCCGTCGAACAGGACCTGGGCGGGGCGACGATGACGGTCGACGACTCCGGCGACGTGGAGACGGCCATCGAGAACGCGGCCGTCGACGCCACGCTCGTCATCATGGGCGCGACCGAACGGGGGCTGCTCTCGCGGCTGGTCGCCGACTCGCTGCACATGGACGTCGTCGACGACGTCGACTGCTCCGTCCTGCTCACAGAGCGCAAGGGCGGCTGGGGCCTGCGCGAACGCATCTTCGGTCGCCGGTAA
- a CDS encoding EamA family transporter — translation MTGTPFGVYALALLPAVIWGFGPIFDKRGMDAGGGATQAAIVVVVVDTVLYWLALLVTSWPDPFAGLTPELVAVFAVAGLFGTAMGRILVFAGVERVGASINSAGISTRPLFTTLLALGFLGEPLGPLTGIGIVVLVGGLIVLTYSKGGDVSGWRPRDVLFPVSAAAVFGAGNVLRRYGFGDTAATPLQAVAVNETAALVALAAYALATRGTDPLDAPLASYQYFTGSGVLTAVALLSFFTALSMDAGRVAVVDSLAATAPLFTTVFAAVLLRDVERVTRGVVVGALLVVVGAIFVTV, via the coding sequence GTGACCGGGACGCCGTTCGGCGTGTACGCGCTGGCGCTGTTGCCCGCCGTGATCTGGGGCTTCGGCCCCATCTTCGACAAGCGCGGGATGGACGCCGGCGGGGGCGCGACCCAGGCCGCCATCGTCGTGGTCGTCGTCGACACCGTGCTGTACTGGCTGGCGCTGCTCGTGACCTCCTGGCCCGATCCCTTCGCCGGGCTGACGCCGGAACTCGTCGCCGTCTTCGCCGTCGCGGGGCTGTTCGGCACGGCCATGGGCCGGATCCTCGTCTTCGCGGGCGTCGAGCGGGTCGGCGCGAGCATCAACAGCGCCGGCATCAGCACCCGCCCGCTGTTCACCACCCTCCTCGCGCTGGGCTTCCTCGGCGAGCCGCTTGGCCCCCTTACTGGGATCGGCATCGTCGTCCTCGTCGGCGGCCTGATCGTCCTGACCTACTCGAAGGGCGGCGACGTGTCGGGGTGGCGACCCCGGGACGTGCTCTTTCCCGTGAGCGCAGCGGCCGTGTTCGGGGCCGGGAACGTCCTCCGCCGGTACGGGTTCGGGGACACCGCGGCGACGCCCCTGCAGGCCGTCGCGGTCAACGAGACCGCCGCCCTCGTCGCGCTGGCTGCCTACGCGCTGGCGACGCGGGGCACAGATCCCCTCGACGCGCCACTGGCGTCCTACCAGTACTTCACGGGGAGTGGGGTCCTCACCGCCGTGGCGCTGCTCTCCTTCTTCACGGCGCTCTCGATGGATGCCGGCCGGGTCGCCGTCGTCGACTCGCTGGCCGCGACGGCGCCGCTGTTCACCACCGTCTTCGCCGCCGTCCTCCTCCGCGACGTCGAGCGGGTGACCCGGGGTGTGGTCGTCGGCGCGCTGCTGGTCGTTGTCGGGGCGATCTTCGTGACCGTGTAG
- the priL gene encoding DNA primase regulatory subunit PriL: MKALHARYPFLAAAREAVETAGVDLADLVASDEAVVERGLERVEWAITDGTVGEPHRRTRVELLSYPVARVLVSLVDQHVLLRRYARAEAATAYERFSEELDDRAAFQSTRTERLDLRDLLAEFDLAGSVHGSPEDDGGYRVDVGAYLEHAAGQWGDEWRLVNRSLADGQVPVDETELLLLVRQAVERRVKDGLPFAVPDEIATELEAETERISETLADLDLTRDIDTVVPDLFPPCMRHLLDKVQKGEHLEHHSRFAIAAFLTSIGMTTDEIVDIFQVNPGFGEEATRYQVDHIRGESSPTEYSAPACATMQSYGDCVNKDDICEDVINESHPLNYYEHRLDEADEDELVDWREDGDAEDEE; this comes from the coding sequence ATGAAGGCGCTCCACGCCCGGTACCCGTTTCTGGCGGCCGCTCGCGAGGCCGTCGAGACCGCGGGCGTCGACCTGGCCGATCTGGTGGCCAGCGACGAGGCGGTCGTCGAACGGGGGCTGGAGCGCGTCGAGTGGGCGATCACCGACGGCACCGTCGGCGAGCCCCACCGCCGCACCCGCGTCGAACTCCTCTCCTACCCGGTCGCTCGGGTGCTGGTGTCGCTGGTCGACCAGCACGTCCTCCTGCGCCGGTACGCCCGCGCGGAGGCGGCGACCGCCTACGAGCGCTTCTCCGAAGAACTCGACGACCGGGCGGCGTTCCAGAGCACGCGCACCGAACGACTCGATCTCCGGGACCTGCTCGCGGAGTTCGACCTCGCGGGCAGCGTCCACGGCAGCCCAGAGGACGACGGCGGCTACCGCGTCGACGTCGGCGCGTACCTCGAACACGCCGCCGGCCAGTGGGGCGACGAGTGGCGGCTGGTCAACCGCTCGCTGGCCGACGGACAGGTGCCCGTCGACGAGACCGAACTCCTCCTCCTGGTCCGCCAGGCCGTCGAACGCCGCGTCAAGGACGGCCTCCCCTTCGCGGTCCCCGACGAGATCGCGACCGAACTCGAGGCCGAAACCGAGCGGATCAGCGAGACGCTGGCCGATCTGGACCTGACGCGGGACATCGACACAGTCGTCCCGGACCTGTTCCCGCCCTGCATGCGCCACCTGCTCGACAAGGTCCAGAAGGGCGAGCACCTCGAACACCACTCACGGTTCGCCATCGCCGCCTTCCTGACCAGCATCGGGATGACCACCGACGAGATCGTGGACATCTTCCAGGTGAATCCGGGATTCGGCGAGGAGGCCACCCGCTACCAGGTCGACCACATCCGCGGGGAGTCGAGCCCCACCGAGTACTCCGCGCCGGCCTGTGCTACTATGCAGTCCTACGGGGACTGCGTGAACAAGGACGACATCTGCGAGGACGTCATCAACGAGTCCCACCCGCTGAACTACTACGAGCACCGGCTCGACGAAGCCGACGAGGACGAACTGGTGGACTGGCGTGAGGATGGGGACGCGGAAGACGAGGAGTAA
- a CDS encoding DUF7139 domain-containing protein, translating into MPSLSEAYTDRRDRGKRDPRRIALGAAVSLAGAAALVTALLVVTTPLGALLGAEDPIAAKHLGGVLAGLGGPAVLLGVVAVLPSERRQQVGVVAGSLVALAGVYLFSVAYPARWFHAADPLVFETAVVYFLGAFVALWYVFVAVANFRRRNDPHGTVTLEIEKGGETRRVEVTPAELQEYRSKLADGGPVNDVIGTSSELGSDGGTDDEQVVTEIERRHDP; encoded by the coding sequence ATGCCGAGCCTCTCGGAGGCCTACACCGACCGACGGGACCGCGGGAAGCGCGATCCGCGACGGATCGCCCTCGGTGCGGCCGTCTCGCTCGCCGGTGCCGCGGCGCTCGTGACCGCGCTGCTCGTGGTGACGACGCCGCTCGGTGCCCTCCTCGGGGCCGAAGATCCCATCGCGGCGAAACACCTCGGCGGCGTCCTCGCGGGGCTGGGCGGCCCGGCCGTCCTCCTCGGCGTCGTCGCGGTGTTGCCCTCCGAGCGCCGCCAGCAGGTCGGCGTCGTCGCCGGATCGCTCGTCGCCCTCGCCGGCGTGTACCTGTTCTCCGTCGCCTACCCCGCGCGCTGGTTCCACGCCGCCGACCCGCTCGTCTTCGAGACGGCCGTGGTCTACTTCCTGGGCGCCTTCGTCGCCCTCTGGTACGTCTTCGTCGCCGTCGCGAACTTCCGGCGGCGAAACGACCCCCACGGGACCGTCACCCTCGAGATCGAGAAGGGCGGCGAGACCCGCCGCGTCGAGGTGACGCCCGCCGAGTTGCAGGAGTACCGCTCGAAACTCGCGGACGGCGGTCCCGTGAACGACGTGATCGGGACCTCGTCGGAACTCGGTTCCGACGGCGGGACGGACGACGAACAGGTCGTCACCGAGATCGAACGCCGGCACGATCCCTGA
- a CDS encoding ribbon-helix-helix domain-containing protein encodes MPKISVEVPAELLQDLDDHVGTDGKFVNRSEAIRASIRKTLDQLDDIDQRQGRLDDE; translated from the coding sequence ATGCCCAAGATAAGCGTCGAGGTGCCCGCGGAGCTACTGCAGGACCTCGACGACCACGTCGGCACGGACGGGAAGTTCGTCAACCGCAGCGAAGCCATCCGGGCGTCGATCCGGAAGACGCTGGACCAGCTGGACGACATCGACCAGCGACAGGGGCGACTCGATGACGAGTAA
- a CDS encoding DNA polymerase sliding clamp, whose translation MFNAIVSADTLRATLDSVSVLVDECKIHLTDEGIEIRAVDPANVGMVDLRLDASAFESYETDGGVIGVNLSRLEEFAGMADAGQLIQLELDEETRKLHVQIDGLEGTLALIDPDSIRQEPDLPDLDLPATVVLEGKDINRAVTAADMVSDHIALGVNADEEVFYVDAEGDTDDVHFELGRDELIDLVAGDARSLFSLDYLKDMNKAIPKDAEVEMELGEEFPVKMHFDIAEGDGTVTYMLAPRIQSE comes from the coding sequence ATGTTCAACGCCATCGTGAGTGCAGACACGCTCCGGGCGACGCTCGACTCCGTGAGCGTCCTGGTGGACGAGTGCAAGATCCACCTCACGGACGAGGGCATCGAGATCCGGGCGGTCGACCCGGCCAACGTCGGGATGGTCGACCTGCGACTCGACGCCTCGGCTTTCGAGTCCTACGAGACCGACGGCGGGGTCATCGGCGTCAACCTCTCGCGGCTCGAGGAGTTCGCCGGCATGGCCGACGCCGGCCAGCTCATCCAGCTGGAACTCGACGAGGAGACCCGGAAGCTCCACGTCCAGATCGACGGGCTCGAAGGGACCCTGGCGCTGATCGACCCCGACTCCATCCGCCAGGAACCGGACCTGCCCGACCTGGACCTGCCCGCGACGGTCGTCCTCGAGGGCAAGGACATCAACCGGGCGGTCACCGCCGCGGACATGGTCTCCGATCACATCGCGCTCGGCGTCAACGCCGACGAGGAGGTCTTCTACGTCGACGCCGAGGGCGACACCGACGACGTCCACTTCGAACTGGGCCGGGACGAACTGATCGACCTCGTGGCCGGCGACGCCCGCTCGCTGTTCTCGCTGGACTATCTGAAGGACATGAACAAGGCCATCCCGAAAGACGCCGAGGTCGAGATGGAACTTGGCGAGGAGTTCCCCGTCAAGATGCACTTCGACATCGCCGAGGGCGACGGGACGGTGACGTACATGCTCGCACCCCGCATCCAGAGCGAGTGA
- a CDS encoding HalOD1 output domain-containing protein: protein MGDEEATGRREGEERIYHRKIEPEPEDADYRLLRLIADVEGVDVTELPPIYDRIDHLVSHMYENPPSPEAQARLEFSYYGYRITLDQDGNVSLMKLADGPLGGA from the coding sequence ATGGGAGACGAGGAGGCGACCGGCCGTCGCGAGGGGGAGGAACGGATCTATCATCGGAAGATCGAACCCGAACCGGAGGACGCCGACTACCGGCTCCTGCGGCTGATCGCGGACGTCGAGGGGGTCGACGTGACCGAGTTGCCGCCGATCTACGACCGGATCGACCACCTCGTCAGTCACATGTACGAGAACCCCCCGTCCCCCGAGGCCCAGGCCCGGCTCGAGTTCTCCTACTACGGCTACCGCATCACGCTCGACCAGGACGGCAACGTCTCGCTGATGAAACTCGCCGACGGCCCACTCGGAGGGGCCTGA
- a CDS encoding 23S rRNA (uridine(2552)-2'-O)-methyltransferase: MTGKDEYYNRAKQEGYRSRSAYKLKQLDRTANLLDEGATVVDLGAAPGGWLQVAKQEVGEAGTVVGVDRQRIDSLDGVQTVRGDMTDEDTKDEVRDVVGEADVVLSDMAPNMTGEYDLDHARSVHLVRQALEVALDLLGPGGDFVAKVFDGQDLADLKAEIEPEFEYVREVRPEASRDASSELFLVGKGRLTAPVEEGETVTVEIVDTGHEGDGIAKVEGYTLFVSGAEEGETVDVRVDDVKPSYSFGQRVE; the protein is encoded by the coding sequence ATGACGGGGAAAGACGAGTACTACAACCGGGCCAAACAGGAGGGGTATCGCTCCCGGTCGGCCTACAAGCTGAAGCAACTCGACCGGACGGCGAACCTGCTCGACGAGGGCGCGACCGTCGTGGACCTCGGGGCCGCCCCCGGCGGCTGGCTCCAGGTGGCGAAACAGGAGGTCGGCGAGGCCGGCACCGTCGTCGGCGTCGACCGCCAGCGCATCGATTCCCTCGACGGCGTCCAGACCGTGCGGGGCGACATGACCGACGAGGATACCAAGGACGAAGTGCGCGACGTCGTCGGGGAGGCGGACGTGGTCCTCTCGGACATGGCGCCGAACATGACCGGCGAGTACGACCTCGATCACGCTCGCTCCGTCCACCTCGTCCGGCAGGCGCTGGAGGTGGCGCTCGACCTGCTGGGTCCCGGCGGGGACTTCGTGGCCAAGGTCTTCGACGGCCAGGACCTCGCAGACCTGAAAGCCGAGATCGAACCCGAGTTCGAGTACGTCCGCGAGGTCCGCCCCGAGGCGTCCCGCGACGCCTCTTCAGAGCTGTTTCTGGTGGGCAAGGGTCGGCTCACCGCGCCGGTCGAGGAAGGCGAGACGGTGACGGTCGAGATCGTCGACACCGGCCACGAGGGAGACGGCATCGCGAAGGTCGAGGGCTACACCCTGTTCGTCTCGGGCGCCGAAGAAGGCGAGACGGTCGACGTCCGCGTCGACGACGTGAAACCGAGCTACTCGTTCGGCCAGCGAGTCGAGTGA
- a CDS encoding DUF5658 family protein → MAPDSGSAGGSDGWQVPDRIERDLPESHTVLWTVIVVAAVFDVVTTMVGLAAGLEEGNRVARAFLTTYGDAGIGLLKFAALVALVIAWYVLPDREAELVLAGFAVISLLTVTLNALTLLSL, encoded by the coding sequence ATGGCACCGGACTCGGGATCCGCTGGCGGGAGCGACGGCTGGCAGGTGCCGGACCGGATCGAGCGCGACCTGCCGGAGTCCCACACCGTCCTCTGGACGGTGATCGTCGTCGCGGCCGTCTTCGACGTGGTGACGACGATGGTCGGACTCGCGGCGGGACTGGAGGAGGGCAACCGCGTCGCTCGCGCGTTCCTGACCACCTACGGCGACGCCGGCATCGGCCTGCTGAAATTCGCCGCCCTTGTCGCGCTCGTGATCGCCTGGTACGTCCTGCCGGACCGCGAGGCCGAACTGGTGCTGGCCGGATTCGCCGTGATCTCGTTGCTCACGGTCACGCTCAACGCGCTCACGCTGCTCTCGCTGTGA
- a CDS encoding methyltransferase domain-containing protein, translating to MTDAGEPATEWDPANYDDDHAYVHEYGTSLVDLLEPQPGERVLDIGCGTGHLTAEIDEVVGAEGEAVGIDRSAEMVDAARESYPEIEFRRADARSFEAQGFDAVFSNAALHWIPDGEQDAVLARVRDALRPGGRFVAEMGGTGNVERIRSATRDALEARGYDVTDPWYFPSVGEYASRLKEAGFEVRRAVLFDRPTELDGASGLADWLAMFGDSVFAAVPDEEREAVVETVEDRLRPDLFDGEDWTADYRRLRFVAVRD from the coding sequence ATGACCGACGCCGGAGAACCGGCCACCGAGTGGGATCCAGCGAACTACGACGACGACCACGCCTACGTCCACGAGTACGGCACGAGTCTGGTCGATCTGCTCGAACCCCAACCGGGGGAGCGCGTCCTCGACATCGGTTGCGGCACCGGCCACCTGACCGCCGAGATCGACGAGGTCGTCGGTGCAGAGGGGGAGGCGGTCGGCATCGACCGCTCGGCCGAGATGGTCGACGCGGCCCGCGAGTCCTACCCCGAGATCGAGTTCCGACGCGCGGACGCCCGCTCCTTCGAGGCGCAGGGGTTCGACGCGGTCTTCTCGAACGCCGCGCTCCACTGGATTCCCGACGGGGAGCAGGACGCGGTGCTGGCGCGGGTCCGCGACGCTCTCCGCCCGGGCGGGCGCTTCGTCGCCGAGATGGGCGGGACCGGGAACGTCGAGCGGATCAGGTCGGCGACGCGCGACGCGCTCGAGGCGCGCGGCTACGACGTCACCGACCCGTGGTACTTCCCGAGCGTCGGCGAGTACGCATCGCGACTGAAGGAGGCGGGGTTCGAGGTCCGGCGGGCGGTCCTGTTCGACCGGCCGACCGAACTCGACGGGGCGAGCGGGCTGGCGGACTGGCTCGCGATGTTCGGGGACAGCGTGTTCGCCGCGGTCCCGGACGAGGAACGCGAGGCCGTCGTCGAGACTGTGGAGGACCGCCTCCGTCCGGACCTGTTCGACGGGGAGGACTGGACGGCCGACTACCGGCGACTTCGGTTCGTCGCGGTTCGCGACTGA
- a CDS encoding SWIM zinc finger family protein: MSRASKIALAPDLRDCDERTVRAWIEPMAVTPLGGGCYDVESHDDTYTVDVPGGRCTCPDYYFRGTNCKHRRRVAIEITQGRVPSPGRRRADCDNCGRESFVPETAVIPLCDDCRLDDGDVVVDRESADTLVVRRLTPDRADEYVIEATGTTVAEHPTNDRYPAEDPVVEAVYLGEQLRTDEPRVYAFPYSRLRKAEDAEIVD; encoded by the coding sequence ATGTCACGAGCTTCCAAGATCGCCCTCGCGCCCGACCTCAGGGACTGCGACGAGCGAACCGTCCGTGCGTGGATCGAACCGATGGCCGTCACGCCGCTCGGCGGCGGCTGTTACGACGTCGAGAGTCACGACGACACCTACACCGTCGACGTCCCGGGGGGCCGCTGCACCTGCCCCGACTACTACTTCCGCGGCACGAACTGCAAGCACCGCCGCCGGGTGGCGATCGAGATCACCCAGGGACGGGTCCCATCGCCGGGCCGGCGCCGCGCAGACTGCGACAACTGTGGCCGCGAGTCGTTCGTCCCCGAGACCGCCGTCATTCCGCTCTGTGACGACTGCCGACTCGACGACGGCGACGTGGTCGTCGACCGCGAGTCCGCCGACACGCTGGTCGTCCGACGCCTCACTCCCGATCGGGCCGACGAGTACGTCATCGAAGCCACCGGGACGACCGTGGCCGAGCACCCGACCAACGACCGCTACCCGGCCGAGGACCCCGTGGTCGAGGCCGTCTACCTCGGCGAGCAACTCCGCACCGACGAGCCGCGCGTCTACGCGTTCCCCTACTCGCGACTCCGCAAGGCCGAGGACGCCGAGATCGTGGACTAG